Proteins encoded in a region of the Onychostoma macrolepis isolate SWU-2019 chromosome 20, ASM1243209v1, whole genome shotgun sequence genome:
- the kcnk5b gene encoding potassium channel subfamily K member 5b, with product MADKGSLLTSVIIFYLSIGAAIFQILEEPHLKAALDDYKNHTDHLLQKYPCLEKDDLDLIIEVVAAAAGRGVTVTGEKKINNWSWENAVIFAATVITTIGYGNVAPKTTGGRLFCILYGLCGIPLCLTWISELGTFFGGRAKRLSQVLLHRSFTVKKVQFTCTVVFLLWGFLIHLIFPAFVFSHFEDWTYLEGLYFSFTTLTTVGFGDYVAGVNPDKDYPTLYKFIVQLWICLGLAWLSLFFSWNVHMVVEAHKVLKKRRLRKHRLSIDDIPVKKELKKAPKPPPLSGIIDIFEFMSEKVEDYSDVIQAIGTDKRRKKKKQEEELARSKSCSDLLHGLVIPLDHSPRLKRRFSVSANMCMVTSGESTDGLNNNQEEQTLLKEHQEDNKNKSEEKPGCYAWDSRRSDPSVFRSPTLTTSNRGSRFSVSKVSEDHLLKRRKSIG from the exons ATGGCAGATAAAGGATCTCTTCTGACCTCAGTCATCATTTTCTACTTGTCCATCGGAGCCGCGATATTTCAGATACTCGAGGAGCCGCATTTAAAAGCAGCTCTGGACGATTATAAAAACCACACTGACcatttattacagaaatatcCCTGCTTAGAAAAGGATGATTTGGACCTGATAATTGAG GTTGTGGCTGCTGCGGCTGGAAGAGGTGTGACTGtaacaggagaaaaaaaaatcaacaactgGAGTTGGGAGAACGCAGTCATTTTTGCTGCCACAGTCATCACTACTATAG GTTATGGCAATGTTGCGCCGAAGACAACTGGAGGCCGTTTATTCTGTATCCTGTACGGGCTCTGTGGCATTCCTCTTTGCCTCACCTGGATAAGTGAATTGGGTACATTTTTTGGTGGCAGGGCAAAGCGCCTGAGTCAGGTGCTCCTCCACAGAAGCTTCACTGTG AAAAAAGTACAGTTCACCTGCACAGTTGTATTCCTTTTATGGGGTTTCCTGATTCACCTGATCTTCCCAGCCTTTGTATTCAGTCACTTTGAGGACTGGACTTACTTAGAAGGCCTGTATTTCTCTTTCACCACCTTGACGACTGTTGGTTTTGGTGACTATGTAGCAG GTGTAAACCCAGATAAAGATTACCCAACTCTCTACAAATTCATTGTGCAGTTATGGATCTGCCTGGGTCTTGCCTGGTTGTCACTTTTCTTCAGCTGGAATGTGCATATGGTGGTCGAGGCTCATAAAGTCCTGAAGAAAAGAAGGCTGAGAAAACACAGGCTGTCCATCGATGATATACCggtaaaaaaagaattaaaaaaagccCCGAAGCCACCACCTCTCTCTGGCATCATTGATATCTTTGAGTTCATGTCTGAGAAGGTTGAAGACTACAGCGATGTTATCCAAGCCATCGGAACAGATAAGAGAAGGAAGAAAAAGAAGCAGGAGGAGGAACTGGCACGGTCCAAGAGCTGTAGTGACCTATTGCATGGCCTGGTTATCCCACTCGATCACTCTCCTCGTCTGAAACGCCGCTTCAGCGTCAGCGCGAACATGTGCATGGTCACGTCTGGAGAGTCAACGGATGGCCTCAACAACAACCAAGAGGAACAGACACTACTGAAAGAGCACCAagaagacaataaaaataagagcgAAGAGAAGCCTGGATGTTATGCATGGGACTCCAGAAGATCAGACCCATCAGTCTTTCGAAGCCCTACCCTTACCACCAGCAACAGAGGATCAAGATTCTCAGTGTCAAAAGTATCAGAAGACCATTTGTTAAAGAGGAGAAAAAGCATTGGCTGA